A genomic window from Pseudogulbenkiania sp. MAI-1 includes:
- a CDS encoding methyl-accepting chemotaxis protein, whose translation MLFSKTRTALQQSETANASLQQENALLKQRLAQLESAHAEQAEELARLQRERSMLEGVFTNVGRFGETLDGVRQSFLGLADSLNREKTSAREVAAQSDANRQGFERIATDLQSMFERIQQASANVEALYQQAEQIGGIVRLIKDIADQTNLLALNAAIEAARAGESGRGFAVVADEVRKLAERTAKATTEIAALVGTIQGETQSAKQTMQLGADDASRFSTESQEAVVSMQRLYGLSQQMETAIAAAAQLSGVELANLDELTVKLEVYKVFMGIAKTRPEALPDETQCRLGQWYYGEGKERFARLPGYAALEAPHRDVHEHARRAVELFYAGRYEQALTELAAMEQANASVMAGLTRMLAELKPAGH comes from the coding sequence GTGTTATTCAGCAAAACCCGCACCGCCCTGCAGCAGTCCGAAACCGCCAACGCCAGCTTGCAGCAAGAGAACGCGCTGCTGAAGCAGCGGCTTGCCCAACTGGAAAGCGCCCACGCCGAGCAGGCCGAGGAGCTGGCGCGGCTGCAGCGCGAGCGCAGCATGCTGGAGGGGGTGTTCACCAACGTCGGGCGCTTCGGCGAGACCCTGGACGGCGTGCGCCAATCCTTCCTCGGGCTGGCCGACTCGCTAAACCGGGAAAAAACCTCGGCACGCGAGGTGGCGGCGCAGTCCGACGCCAACCGCCAGGGCTTCGAGCGCATCGCCACCGACCTGCAGAGCATGTTCGAGCGCATCCAGCAGGCGTCGGCCAACGTCGAGGCGCTGTACCAGCAGGCCGAACAGATCGGCGGCATCGTGCGCCTGATCAAGGACATCGCCGACCAGACCAACCTGTTGGCGCTGAATGCCGCCATCGAGGCCGCCCGCGCCGGCGAGAGCGGCCGTGGCTTCGCCGTGGTGGCCGACGAGGTGCGCAAGCTGGCGGAACGCACCGCCAAGGCCACCACCGAGATCGCCGCGCTGGTCGGCACCATCCAGGGCGAGACGCAGAGCGCCAAGCAGACCATGCAGCTGGGTGCCGACGACGCCAGCCGCTTCTCGACCGAGAGTCAGGAGGCGGTGGTCAGCATGCAGCGCCTCTACGGCCTGTCGCAGCAGATGGAAACGGCAATCGCCGCGGCGGCACAGCTGTCCGGCGTCGAGCTCGCCAACCTCGACGAGCTGACGGTCAAGCTGGAGGTGTACAAGGTGTTCATGGGCATCGCCAAGACGCGCCCCGAGGCGCTGCCGGACGAGACCCAGTGCCGGCTCGGCCAGTGGTATTACGGCGAGGGCAAGGAGCGCTTCGCGCGCCTGCCGGGCTACGCCGCGCTGGAAGCCCCGCACCGCGACGTGCACGAGCACGCCCGCCGCGCCGTCGAGCTGTTCTACGCCGGCCGCTACGAACAGGCGCTGACCGAACTGGCCGCGATGGAACAGGCCAACGCCTCGGTGATGGCCGGCCTCACGCGCATGCTGGCCGAGCTGAAGCCGGCCGGACACTGA
- the argH gene encoding argininosuccinate lyase: MQDSHAWSGRFSEPVSELVKKYTASVDFDKRLAEFDIEGSLAHATMLNKAGVLSDEDVAAIRQGMAEILDDIRAGRLEWSVDLEDVHMNVERRLTDKIGDAGKRLHTGRSRNDQVATDIRLWLRAQIDAIVALIAELQTSLLDLAEANADTVMPGFTHLQVAQPVTFGHHMLAYVEMLSRDAERMTDCRKRVNRLPLGAAALAGTTFPIDRHYTAQLLGFDDVCHNSLDAVSDRDFAIEFTAAASLVMVHLSRLSEELILWMSPRVGFIDIADRFCTGSSIMPQKKNPDVPELVRGKSGRVVGHLIALVTLMKAQPLAYNKDNQEDKEPLFDTADTLIDTLRIYADMMRGITVKKDAMRAAVLQGFATATDLADYLVKKGLPFRDSHEVVALTVRHAETQGVDIADLSLEKLREFSPLIEADVFAVLTPEGSLAQRDHVGGTAPNQVRAQIARHRARLAG, from the coding sequence ATGCAAGACAGCCATGCCTGGTCCGGCCGCTTCTCCGAGCCGGTCTCCGAACTCGTCAAGAAATACACTGCCTCGGTCGACTTCGATAAGCGTCTGGCCGAGTTCGACATCGAGGGCTCGCTGGCCCACGCCACCATGCTGAACAAGGCCGGCGTACTGTCGGACGAGGACGTGGCGGCGATCCGCCAGGGCATGGCCGAGATCCTGGACGACATCCGCGCCGGCCGCCTGGAGTGGAGCGTGGACCTGGAAGACGTGCACATGAACGTCGAGCGCCGCCTGACCGACAAGATCGGCGACGCCGGCAAGCGCCTGCACACCGGCCGCTCGCGCAACGACCAGGTCGCCACCGACATCCGCCTGTGGCTGCGCGCCCAGATCGACGCCATCGTGGCGCTGATCGCCGAGCTGCAGACCAGCCTGCTGGACCTGGCCGAAGCCAACGCCGACACCGTGATGCCGGGCTTCACCCACCTGCAGGTGGCCCAGCCGGTGACCTTCGGCCACCACATGCTGGCCTACGTCGAGATGCTGTCGCGCGACGCCGAGCGCATGACCGACTGCCGCAAGCGCGTGAACCGCCTGCCGCTGGGCGCGGCGGCGCTGGCCGGCACCACCTTCCCGATCGACCGTCACTACACCGCGCAGCTGTTGGGCTTCGACGACGTCTGCCACAACTCGCTCGACGCCGTGTCCGACCGTGACTTCGCCATCGAATTCACCGCCGCCGCCTCCCTGGTGATGGTGCATCTCTCCCGCCTGTCGGAAGAGCTGATCCTGTGGATGAGCCCGCGCGTGGGCTTCATCGACATCGCCGACCGCTTCTGCACCGGCTCGTCGATCATGCCGCAGAAGAAGAACCCGGACGTGCCGGAGCTGGTGCGCGGCAAGTCGGGCCGCGTGGTGGGCCACCTGATCGCGCTGGTGACGCTGATGAAGGCGCAGCCGCTGGCCTACAACAAGGACAACCAGGAGGACAAGGAGCCGCTGTTCGACACCGCCGACACGCTGATCGACACGCTGCGCATCTACGCCGACATGATGCGCGGCATCACGGTGAAGAAGGACGCGATGCGCGCCGCCGTGCTGCAGGGCTTCGCCACCGCCACCGACCTGGCCGACTACCTGGTGAAAAAGGGCCTGCCGTTCCGCGACAGCCACGAGGTGGTGGCGCTGACCGTGCGCCATGCCGAGACCCAGGGCGTGGATATCGCCGACCTCAGCCTGGAGAAGCTGCGCGAGTTCTCGCCGCTGATCGAGGCGGACGTGTTCGCCGTGCTGACGCCGGAAGGCTCGCTGGCGCAGCGCGACCACGTCGGCGGCACCGCCCCGAATCAGGTCCGCGCCCAGATCGCCCGCCACCGCGCCCGTCTGGCCGGCTGA
- a CDS encoding prepilin-type N-terminal cleavage/methylation domain-containing protein, translating to MRTSPSTRQRGFSLLEVLITLVVLGGGLLAIGGLYGKIMNGSAAAKERSEAVVLAEQKLEELRYALYASIAAGSDSVNAATGSGSSANFSRNWSVTSSSSPAYKTVTVTVSWTDSRNQNQSAVLTSRISGIDPKRSGELIATVGSNSSSTGNGTGNNGSGSGTGGDSGTGTGSDSDTGSGTDTGTDTTPVVCTTTIAIKAKRGNSTVTVSPSATTSSHNGVNWTFNFNLAKGTSLSFTDSNVSQPYTGLTTDCGTAQSHDF from the coding sequence ATGCGCACCAGCCCCTCAACGCGCCAGCGCGGCTTCAGTCTGCTGGAAGTGCTGATCACTCTGGTGGTGCTGGGCGGCGGCCTGCTGGCCATCGGCGGCCTCTACGGCAAGATCATGAACGGCAGCGCCGCCGCCAAGGAGCGCAGCGAAGCGGTGGTGCTGGCGGAGCAGAAGCTGGAGGAACTGCGCTACGCGCTGTATGCCAGCATCGCCGCCGGCTCGGACAGCGTCAACGCGGCCACCGGCAGTGGCAGCAGCGCCAACTTCAGCCGCAACTGGAGCGTCACCAGCTCAAGCAGCCCGGCCTACAAGACCGTGACGGTCACCGTCAGCTGGACCGACAGCCGCAACCAGAACCAAAGCGCCGTGCTCACCAGCCGCATCAGCGGCATCGACCCGAAACGCTCGGGCGAGCTGATCGCCACGGTCGGTTCGAACAGTTCGAGTACGGGCAACGGCACGGGTAACAATGGCTCGGGCAGCGGAACCGGCGGCGATAGCGGGACGGGGACGGGTTCCGACAGCGACACCGGAAGCGGAACGGACACCGGGACCGATACGACGCCGGTCGTTTGCACGACCACGATTGCCATCAAGGCCAAGAGGGGCAATTCGACGGTCACCGTCAGCCCATCGGCAACCACTTCCTCACACAACGGAGTGAACTGGACGTTCAACTTCAACCTAGCCAAAGGCACCAGCCTGAGCTTTACCGACAGCAACGTATCTCAGCCGTATACAGGTTTGACAACGGACTGCGGCACGGCCCAATCTCATGACTTCTAG
- a CDS encoding PilW family protein — MLNRSRQRGISLIELMVSVGISLVLLLGMTSFLTTGLKSNTSTMKAARLNQELRAIMLLISRDVRRAGYWGNASSGVGVGSAAYSNPFGTVNTATAGCILYSYDRDGDGSQDSDERYGVLLSNGTAMLRSGGSDYGCIPGANNSWEALSDSNVTTIGTLSFSLASTPYYLSGTSGPNILTRTVTITLAGQLKSDSSVKQTLTETVKLENDLFQAS, encoded by the coding sequence ATGCTGAACCGATCCCGACAACGCGGCATTTCGCTGATCGAACTGATGGTGTCGGTCGGCATCAGCCTGGTGCTGCTCCTGGGCATGACCAGCTTCCTGACCACCGGCCTCAAGAGCAACACCAGCACGATGAAGGCCGCCCGTCTCAACCAGGAGCTGCGCGCCATCATGCTGCTGATCAGCCGCGACGTACGCCGCGCCGGCTACTGGGGCAACGCCAGCAGCGGCGTGGGCGTCGGTTCCGCCGCTTACAGCAACCCGTTCGGCACTGTGAACACCGCCACGGCGGGCTGCATCCTGTACAGCTACGACCGCGACGGCGACGGCAGCCAGGACAGCGACGAGCGGTACGGCGTGCTGCTCAGCAACGGCACGGCCATGTTGCGCAGCGGCGGCAGCGATTACGGCTGCATCCCGGGCGCCAACAACAGCTGGGAAGCGCTGTCCGACAGCAACGTCACCACCATCGGCACGCTCAGCTTCAGCCTGGCCTCGACCCCCTACTACCTGAGCGGCACGTCCGGCCCCAACATCCTGACGCGCACCGTGACCATCACGCTGGCCGGGCAGCTCAAGAGCGACAGCAGCGTCAAACAGACGCTGACCGAAACGGTCAAGCTGGAAAACGACCTGTTCCAGGCCAGCTGA
- a CDS encoding GspH/FimT family pseudopilin translates to MPGFSPRARHRGFTLVELLVTLAVLAILMALAVPSFGDLIDRGRLSSAADTLYADLQFARSEAIRNNQNVVVSFQSGSSWCYGMVLGSSACDCSVSNSAAANYCALKRVTAADFSQVSIPDAASITFAAGQTGFDPVRGVALGSGAVTLQSARGKQATVSLALLGRVSLCSPAGSGFTSAYPSC, encoded by the coding sequence ATGCCGGGCTTCTCCCCGCGTGCGCGCCATCGCGGCTTCACCCTGGTCGAGCTGCTGGTGACGCTGGCGGTGCTGGCGATCCTGATGGCGCTGGCGGTGCCGTCGTTCGGCGACCTTATCGACCGGGGACGACTCTCCTCGGCCGCCGACACGCTGTACGCCGACCTGCAGTTCGCCCGTTCGGAGGCCATCCGCAACAACCAGAACGTCGTCGTCAGCTTCCAGAGCGGCAGCAGCTGGTGCTACGGCATGGTGCTCGGCAGCAGCGCCTGCGACTGCAGCGTGAGCAACAGCGCCGCCGCCAATTACTGCGCGCTGAAACGGGTCACGGCCGCCGATTTCAGCCAGGTATCGATTCCCGACGCCGCCAGCATCACCTTCGCCGCCGGCCAGACCGGCTTCGACCCGGTGCGCGGCGTGGCGCTCGGCTCCGGCGCCGTCACCTTGCAGTCGGCGCGGGGCAAGCAGGCTACCGTCAGCCTGGCGCTGCTTGGCCGCGTCAGCCTGTGTTCCCCCGCCGGCAGCGGCTTTACCAGTGCCTACCCCTCATGCTGA
- a CDS encoding type IV pilin protein, which produces MNAEPNSSSHRLHCTGFTLIELLIVLVVVGILAAIALPAYQSYVRKSRRSDATVALRALQFAEEKYRANNSSYGTLAQLGMSSSTDSGYYTLAVSNLSGTGYTLTASAVSGSSQASDSGCTTLTLQQSGATQTATPSACWSK; this is translated from the coding sequence ATGAACGCTGAGCCCAACTCGTCCTCCCACCGCCTCCACTGCACCGGCTTCACCCTGATCGAACTGCTGATCGTGCTCGTCGTCGTCGGCATCCTCGCCGCCATCGCCCTGCCGGCCTATCAGAGCTATGTGCGGAAGAGCCGCCGCAGCGATGCCACCGTGGCCCTGCGCGCACTCCAGTTCGCCGAGGAAAAATACCGCGCCAACAACAGCAGCTACGGCACGCTGGCGCAACTGGGCATGAGTTCCAGCACCGACAGCGGCTACTACACGCTGGCGGTGAGCAACCTCTCGGGCACCGGCTACACCCTCACCGCCAGCGCGGTCAGCGGCAGCTCGCAGGCCTCGGACAGCGGCTGCACCACGCTCACGCTGCAGCAATCCGGCGCCACGCAGACCGCCACGCCCAGCGCCTGCTGGAGCAAGTGA
- the ppc gene encoding phosphoenolpyruvate carboxylase, with protein sequence MTDQDKDLPLRASIARLERLLGEVLLEQEGQEVYEEVRAIPADALTGGERSRSVLERLSPGATTALVRACGLYSQLFNIAEDLHHTRRRRAHQIAGSAPQQGSLTGALARLKQDGVDFGQLAATLADASVVAVLTAHPTEVQRQSVLDGHRAVRKFLSQLTSPELTPDEETELEAKLKRVMLTLWQTSEIRPFKLSIRDEIENGVAYHPLTFFSAMPKLYDRLGRLIAEHWGQAVELPSFLRVGSWIGGDRDGNPNVDAGVMRHAITRQAEEAFRHYFYELAGLYRELSLSERHVSVSAAVQALSAASPDLAESRREEPYRRALATIEGRLSVTAARLGVEARGRWTLGEPYSDCAALVADLQALVDSLKEHGSGLLAEGRLGRLMRTLDVFGFFLMPLDMRQHAAIHEAVVGELFARAGLEEYAALDEAARVRVLLRELATPRLLYSPYLAYSADSEKELAIFREAARIQQQFGVDAIAQSIISNCATVSDILALALLLKEAGLIRLDNGIPQASINLVPLFETIADLQNATTVMDALFALPWYQQLLKSRGQIQEVMLGYSDSNKDGGYLTSQWELYQAEQRLVKSFARAGVKLKLFHGRGGSVGRGGGPSYEAIMAQPAGSVAGRIRITEQGEVIASKYSDPDIGARNLEALVAATLEASLTHHPSNAVDEELMSELSGHAFTAYRELVETPGFMQYFLEATPISAIAKLNIGSRPASRKSLNSIRDLRAIPWVFSWAQSRVMLPGWYGFGSAVSAYLGRHGDEGLARLKQAYADSPFFQVVLSNMEQVLAKSDLNIAKGFADLVSDRRLADTLFSRISEEWHRTQQAFFAISGQHKLLEKNPTLGRSLDTRLPYLDALNLLQTELLRRLREQPDDAEALYAIHLTINGISAGLRNSG encoded by the coding sequence ATGACGGACCAGGACAAGGACCTCCCACTAAGAGCGAGCATCGCGCGGCTGGAACGCTTGCTGGGCGAGGTATTGCTCGAACAGGAAGGCCAGGAGGTCTATGAGGAAGTGCGCGCCATTCCGGCCGACGCACTGACCGGCGGCGAACGCAGCCGCTCGGTGCTGGAGCGACTGTCGCCCGGCGCCACCACCGCGCTGGTGCGCGCCTGTGGCCTGTACTCGCAGCTGTTCAACATCGCCGAGGACCTGCACCACACCCGCCGCCGCCGCGCCCACCAGATCGCCGGCTCGGCCCCGCAGCAAGGCAGCCTGACGGGCGCCCTGGCGCGCCTCAAGCAGGATGGCGTCGATTTCGGCCAGCTGGCTGCCACGCTGGCCGACGCCTCGGTGGTGGCGGTGCTGACCGCGCACCCGACCGAGGTGCAGCGCCAGAGCGTGCTCGACGGCCACCGCGCGGTGCGCAAATTCCTCTCCCAGCTCACCTCCCCGGAACTGACCCCGGACGAGGAAACCGAGCTGGAAGCCAAGCTCAAGCGCGTCATGCTGACCTTGTGGCAGACCTCGGAGATCCGCCCGTTCAAACTGTCGATCCGCGACGAGATCGAAAACGGCGTGGCCTACCATCCGCTGACCTTCTTCAGCGCCATGCCCAAACTCTACGACCGCCTGGGCCGGCTGATCGCCGAGCACTGGGGGCAAGCGGTCGAGCTGCCGTCCTTCCTGCGCGTCGGCAGCTGGATCGGCGGCGACCGCGACGGCAACCCCAACGTCGACGCCGGCGTGATGCGCCACGCCATCACGCGCCAGGCCGAGGAGGCGTTCCGCCACTACTTCTACGAACTGGCCGGCCTGTATCGCGAGCTGTCGCTGTCCGAGCGCCACGTCAGCGTCAGCGCCGCCGTGCAGGCCCTGTCGGCGGCCTCGCCCGACCTGGCCGAGAGCCGCCGCGAGGAGCCCTACCGCCGCGCGCTCGCCACCATCGAAGGCCGGCTGTCGGTGACGGCGGCGCGCCTGGGCGTGGAGGCGCGCGGGCGCTGGACACTGGGCGAGCCCTATTCCGACTGCGCCGCGCTGGTCGCCGATTTGCAGGCGCTGGTCGACTCGCTCAAGGAGCACGGCAGCGGCCTGTTGGCCGAGGGCCGGCTCGGCCGCCTCATGCGCACGCTCGACGTGTTCGGCTTCTTCCTGATGCCGCTCGACATGCGCCAGCATGCCGCCATCCATGAGGCGGTGGTGGGCGAGCTGTTCGCCCGTGCCGGTCTGGAAGAATACGCAGCACTGGACGAGGCGGCGCGGGTGCGCGTGCTGCTGCGCGAACTGGCCACGCCGCGCCTGCTCTACTCCCCTTACCTCGCCTACAGCGCCGACAGCGAAAAGGAACTGGCGATCTTCCGCGAAGCGGCGCGCATCCAGCAGCAATTCGGCGTCGACGCCATCGCCCAGAGCATCATCTCCAACTGCGCCACGGTCAGCGACATCCTGGCGCTGGCGCTGCTGTTGAAGGAAGCCGGGCTGATCCGGCTCGACAACGGCATCCCGCAGGCCAGCATCAACCTGGTGCCGCTGTTCGAGACCATCGCCGACCTGCAGAACGCCACCACGGTGATGGACGCGCTGTTCGCGCTGCCATGGTACCAGCAGCTCCTGAAGAGCCGCGGCCAGATCCAGGAAGTGATGCTGGGCTACTCCGACAGCAACAAGGACGGCGGCTACCTGACCAGCCAGTGGGAGCTCTACCAGGCCGAACAGCGGCTGGTGAAAAGCTTCGCGCGCGCCGGCGTCAAGCTCAAGCTGTTCCACGGCCGCGGTGGTTCGGTCGGGCGCGGCGGCGGCCCGTCCTACGAGGCGATCATGGCGCAGCCGGCCGGCAGCGTGGCCGGGCGCATCCGCATCACCGAACAGGGCGAGGTGATCGCCTCCAAGTACTCCGACCCGGACATCGGCGCGCGCAACCTCGAGGCGCTGGTGGCCGCCACGCTGGAAGCCAGCCTCACCCACCACCCGAGCAACGCGGTGGACGAGGAGCTGATGAGCGAGCTGTCCGGCCACGCCTTCACCGCCTACCGCGAGCTGGTCGAGACCCCGGGCTTCATGCAGTACTTCCTCGAGGCCACGCCGATCAGCGCCATCGCCAAGCTCAACATCGGCAGCCGCCCGGCCTCGCGCAAGAGCCTCAACTCGATCCGCGACCTGCGGGCGATTCCCTGGGTGTTCTCGTGGGCGCAGTCGCGCGTGATGCTGCCGGGGTGGTACGGCTTCGGCTCGGCGGTGTCGGCCTACCTCGGCCGCCACGGCGACGAGGGATTGGCGCGGCTGAAACAGGCTTATGCCGACTCGCCGTTCTTCCAGGTGGTGCTGTCGAACATGGAGCAGGTGCTGGCCAAGTCCGACCTCAACATCGCCAAGGGCTTCGCCGACCTGGTGTCCGACCGCCGCCTGGCCGACACGCTGTTTTCCCGCATCAGCGAGGAATGGCACAGGACCCAGCAGGCGTTCTTCGCCATCAGCGGCCAGCACAAGCTGCTGGAGAAGAACCCGACGCTGGGACGCAGCCTCGACACCCGCCTGCCTTACCTGGACGCGCTCAACCTGCTGCAGACGGAGCTCTTGCGCCGCCTGCGCGAGCAGCCGGACGACGCCGAGGCGCTGTACGCCATCCACCTCACCATCAACGGCATCTCGGCCGGGCTGAGGAACAGCGGCTGA
- the hemC gene encoding hydroxymethylbilane synthase — MDKIVIASRESKLAMWQAEHIKARLEQLYPGLAVEILGMTTQGDQILDKTLSKIGGKGLFVKELELALQEGRADLAVHSIKDVPMNLPEGFALAAICEREDPRDAFVSNRYQSLSELPDGAVVGTSSLRRESQLRARFPHLTVKPLRGNVQTRLKKLDDGEFDAIILAAAGLKRLGLTERIRCELAPSESLPAVGQGALGIEIRADRADLMALLAPLDHADTHDCVTAERALSRVLGGSCQIPLGGFAMLSDDVLTLGGFVAHPDGSVMLTASASAPRQYAEALGRAVAQKLLDAGAAPLIQAVIDEGQNR; from the coding sequence ATGGACAAAATCGTCATCGCCAGCCGCGAGAGCAAGCTCGCCATGTGGCAGGCCGAGCACATCAAGGCCCGGCTCGAGCAACTCTACCCCGGGCTCGCCGTCGAGATTCTCGGCATGACCACGCAGGGCGACCAGATCCTCGACAAGACGCTGTCGAAGATCGGCGGCAAGGGCCTGTTCGTCAAGGAACTGGAACTGGCCCTGCAGGAAGGCCGCGCCGACCTCGCCGTGCATTCCATCAAGGACGTGCCGATGAACCTGCCGGAAGGCTTCGCGCTGGCCGCCATCTGCGAGCGCGAAGACCCGCGCGACGCCTTCGTCTCCAACCGCTACCAGAGCCTCTCCGAACTGCCGGACGGCGCCGTGGTCGGCACCTCCAGCCTGCGCCGCGAGTCGCAGCTGCGCGCGCGCTTTCCGCACCTGACCGTCAAGCCGCTGCGCGGCAACGTGCAGACCCGCCTGAAGAAGCTCGACGACGGCGAGTTCGACGCCATCATCCTCGCCGCCGCCGGCCTCAAGCGGCTCGGGCTCACCGAGCGCATCCGCTGCGAGCTGGCGCCGTCGGAGAGCCTGCCGGCGGTGGGCCAAGGCGCGCTGGGCATCGAGATCCGCGCCGACCGCGCCGATCTGATGGCGCTGCTGGCGCCGCTCGACCACGCCGACACCCACGACTGCGTCACCGCCGAGCGTGCGCTGTCGCGCGTGCTGGGTGGCAGCTGCCAGATTCCGCTGGGCGGCTTCGCCATGCTGAGCGACGACGTGCTGACGCTGGGCGGCTTCGTGGCGCATCCGGACGGCTCGGTGATGCTCACCGCCAGCGCCAGCGCGCCGCGCCAGTATGCCGAGGCGCTCGGCCGCGCCGTGGCGCAGAAGCTGCTCGACGCCGGCGCCGCGCCGCTGATCCAGGCCGTGATCGACGAAGGCCAGAACCGGTGA
- a CDS encoding uroporphyrinogen-III synthase: MSLAGRRILVTRPPAQSARLMALLRDAGAEPALLPVLDIVPDERALAALPRLAVTADWLIFVSPSAIDAAWPVLAPLKLKARLACVGAASAGKLAALAGRPVLHPAEGSDSAALLARPELQRLAGQRVLIVRGVGGRAELGETLAARGARLSLAEVYRRVDGEPDWSLLEAPVDALVLTSSETAERLFRLAGRSRSLTLQCLLYCVPHPRIADTLAAHGVTRIVTTQADDAALVAGLSEWFSRHP, from the coding sequence GTGAGCCTGGCGGGGCGGCGCATTCTCGTCACCCGGCCGCCGGCCCAGAGCGCGCGGCTGATGGCGTTGCTGCGTGACGCCGGGGCCGAACCGGCGCTGTTGCCGGTGCTCGACATCGTGCCCGACGAGCGCGCCCTGGCGGCGTTGCCCAGGCTGGCCGTGACGGCCGACTGGCTGATCTTCGTCAGCCCCAGCGCCATCGATGCCGCCTGGCCGGTGCTGGCGCCGCTCAAGCTCAAGGCCCGGCTGGCCTGCGTCGGCGCCGCCAGCGCCGGCAAGCTCGCGGCCCTGGCCGGGCGCCCGGTGCTGCATCCCGCCGAGGGCAGCGACAGTGCCGCCTTGCTGGCGCGCCCCGAACTGCAGCGGCTGGCCGGCCAGCGCGTGCTCATTGTGCGCGGCGTCGGCGGCCGGGCGGAACTGGGGGAGACCCTCGCCGCGCGCGGCGCCCGCCTCTCCCTGGCCGAGGTCTACCGCCGCGTCGATGGGGAGCCGGACTGGTCCTTGCTGGAGGCGCCGGTGGATGCGCTGGTGCTGACCTCCAGCGAGACCGCCGAACGATTATTCCGTCTGGCTGGCCGCTCCCGAAGCCTGACGTTACAATGCCTGTTGTACTGCGTTCCGCATCCGCGCATTGCCGACACGCTGGCGGCGCACGGCGTGACACGCATCGTGACAACCCAGGCCGACGACGCCGCACTGGTCGCCGGCCTCAGCGAATGGTTCTCCCGTCACCCATGA
- a CDS encoding uroporphyrinogen-III C-methyltransferase has product MNEIQTAEIGKPAAKKPFPLALLVALAALGLSGWQLYSTQQELTATRQELARRLAESGGSAKETRVLVDQALATVRASDGKLALLEARVNESAGQYATLNGMYQELTKNRSDWLLSEVEHTLAIASQQLQLAANVPAALQALEMVDARLARFDQPQLIAVKKAVATDLEKLKALPYLDTVGLTVKIDRLLLAADTLPLVVGHHRLGSAKDALIQPAKPAADAPLWERLLADLSGSLGELVRIRRMDKPEALLLSPEQAFFLRENLKLRLLDARLALTQRDGQTFGSDVEAAKSYVERYYDRDAAATKAWLSLLAELKGAPLDVTLPDLSASLKAVREAQGGAGGTP; this is encoded by the coding sequence ATGAACGAAATCCAGACTGCCGAGATCGGCAAACCGGCCGCGAAGAAACCCTTCCCGCTGGCGCTGCTGGTGGCGCTGGCGGCGCTGGGCCTGTCCGGCTGGCAGCTTTACTCCACCCAGCAGGAGCTGACCGCCACCCGCCAGGAACTGGCCCGTCGCCTGGCTGAATCCGGCGGCAGCGCCAAGGAAACCCGCGTGCTGGTCGACCAGGCCCTGGCCACCGTCCGCGCCAGCGACGGCAAGCTCGCCCTGCTCGAGGCGCGCGTCAACGAATCGGCCGGCCAGTACGCCACGCTGAACGGCATGTATCAGGAGCTGACCAAGAATCGTTCCGACTGGCTGCTGTCCGAAGTCGAGCACACGCTGGCGATCGCCAGCCAGCAACTGCAGCTGGCCGCCAACGTGCCGGCCGCACTGCAGGCATTGGAAATGGTCGACGCCCGCCTGGCGCGCTTCGACCAGCCGCAGCTGATCGCGGTGAAGAAGGCCGTGGCCACCGACCTGGAAAAGCTCAAGGCCCTGCCCTACCTCGACACCGTCGGCCTGACGGTGAAGATCGACCGCCTGCTGCTGGCGGCCGACACGCTGCCGCTGGTGGTCGGCCACCACCGCCTCGGCAGCGCCAAGGACGCGCTGATCCAGCCCGCCAAGCCGGCGGCCGACGCGCCGCTCTGGGAACGCCTGTTGGCCGACCTCAGCGGCAGCCTGGGCGAGCTGGTGCGCATCCGCCGCATGGACAAGCCGGAAGCGCTGCTGTTGTCGCCGGAACAGGCCTTCTTCCTGCGCGAGAACCTCAAGCTGCGCCTGCTGGACGCGCGCCTGGCGCTGACCCAGCGCGACGGTCAGACCTTCGGCTCCGACGTGGAAGCGGCCAAGAGCTACGTCGAACGCTACTACGACCGCGACGCCGCGGCGACCAAGGCCTGGCTGTCGCTGTTGGCCGAGCTCAAGGGCGCACCGCTGGACGTGACGCTGCCTGACCTCTCCGCCAGCCTCAAGGCGGTGCGCGAGGCGCAGGGCGGCGCGGGGGGAACGCCGTGA